One Myxococcales bacterium genomic region harbors:
- a CDS encoding PE family protein → MAIVSRGGAGKPGTRGTDGAAGGAGSAGSNASCPGSPGTNGGRGGNGGNGTAGGPGGPGGPGGDVYAQLACVTGNCDAVAQLVRNIVRSEGGHGGAGGDGGRGGAGGAGGSGGSGTSCYDSVTKRSTYLSGGMSGSSGSNGSPGARGANGANGAPGKVDLRVSQAP, encoded by the coding sequence ATGGCTATCGTCTCGCGCGGCGGAGCGGGAAAACCCGGCACACGAGGCACCGATGGCGCGGCCGGCGGGGCGGGGAGCGCGGGCTCCAACGCGTCGTGCCCCGGGAGCCCCGGCACGAACGGCGGTCGCGGCGGGAACGGCGGAAATGGCACCGCGGGTGGCCCCGGAGGCCCCGGAGGGCCCGGGGGAGACGTGTACGCCCAGCTCGCGTGTGTCACGGGCAACTGCGACGCGGTCGCGCAGCTCGTGCGAAACATCGTGCGGAGCGAGGGTGGGCACGGCGGCGCGGGTGGCGATGGAGGCCGCGGAGGCGCGGGGGGCGCGGGCGGCTCGGGCGGCTCGGGGACCTCGTGTTACGACTCGGTCACCAAGCGCTCCACGTACCTCTCGGGTGGCATGTCCGGATCGTCAGGCTCGAACGGCAGCCCCGGAGCGCGCGGCGCGAACGGCGCGAACGGCGCCCCGGGCAAGGTGGATCTCCGCGTCTCACAAGCTCCGTGA